One genomic segment of Spirochaetota bacterium includes these proteins:
- a CDS encoding Gfo/Idh/MocA family oxidoreductase, with protein MKKPFTFGFIGCGDIATDLARVIGMTPGVRVTSCADPDGSRLSSFARRFAVKATYDDAAKLMEKERPDALFVGIPHHLHHPLAMLALGLGHNVLCEKPLAITMDQAREICDTARKNDLRLGVNYQYRYDRNAHALIMACREGLLGAISHCRCNMPWHRGPEYFSTGTWRARKGEAGGGTLITQTSHWIDIALEAMGSPPVAVMGMTARRRFTDVEVEDLGMGTVELASGALLNVTGAMTATPHQKVTIEVYGERGTAVYTGPDDFPPASRLKFLGVKGKRYAMPSPGFFSLQRNMIGFCRWVRHGADFYNVAERSLPTLATVLAMYRSAESGRRESIEYTG; from the coding sequence ATGAAAAAACCGTTTACATTTGGCTTCATAGGCTGCGGCGACATCGCGACCGACCTCGCGCGGGTGATCGGCATGACGCCGGGGGTGCGCGTAACGTCGTGCGCCGACCCGGACGGGTCGAGGCTTTCATCCTTCGCGCGCCGCTTCGCGGTAAAGGCCACCTACGACGACGCCGCAAAGCTTATGGAAAAGGAGCGGCCTGACGCGCTTTTCGTCGGGATTCCCCATCACCTCCACCACCCGCTGGCGATGCTTGCGTTGGGCCTGGGGCACAACGTGCTGTGCGAGAAACCCCTTGCCATCACCATGGACCAGGCGCGCGAAATATGCGATACCGCCCGGAAAAATGACCTCAGGCTGGGTGTCAACTACCAGTACCGGTATGACCGCAACGCCCATGCCCTGATCATGGCGTGCCGCGAGGGGCTTCTGGGCGCCATCTCCCACTGCCGCTGCAACATGCCGTGGCACCGGGGACCGGAATACTTTTCGACCGGCACCTGGCGCGCAAGGAAAGGCGAGGCCGGAGGCGGGACGCTTATCACGCAGACCAGCCACTGGATCGACATCGCGCTCGAGGCGATGGGAAGCCCTCCGGTTGCCGTCATGGGAATGACGGCCCGCCGCAGATTCACCGATGTCGAGGTGGAAGACCTTGGCATGGGAACGGTCGAGCTCGCCAGCGGTGCTCTTTTAAACGTAACCGGGGCGATGACGGCGACTCCGCATCAGAAAGTGACGATAGAGGTGTACGGGGAGCGGGGCACCGCCGTCTATACCGGTCCCGACGATTTCCCGCCGGCATCACGGCTGAAATTCCTCGGCGTCAAGGGGAAACGCTATGCCATGCCTTCCCCGGGGTTCTTTTCGCTTCAGCGCAACATGATAGGGTTCTGCCGGTGGGTACGCCACGGAGCGGACTTTTATAACGTCGCCGAGCGGTCTCTGCCGACGCTGGCGACGGTCCTGGCCATGTACCGCTCCGCGGAGAGCGGGAGGAGGGAATCCATTGAATACACGGGATGA
- a CDS encoding tetratricopeptide repeat protein — MKPKLIVGMLLVVLGVGVFVYNENFLKPEREAREMMVEAKMIYERGDKDSINQAINIFTKVIAKYPSSRLIPDAYYLIGQCYERIGLNRLAFLKYSYLIKNNHPYLSADLRKEVMIRLARLNVLKQYNEEGINQLYGLLNANYNKELRSRIYSELGHTYLRLGEYQRSGRMFDIALAENGSNEEALVGKARVFKRLGMDDDAYDTYENFLRYYGAVSQYASDVRSAYRDQAYRSGLDAFGKGSYDRAISFFSRVLKNFPEDRLAENAMYWIGESSFALRRFDTAISWFNRTLGNSFYHKDQDAQIKKGYAYFLGKRFDLAAREFQTYLRNYPTGQHAATAREWKSMSTKELLYRIEGKKVPDEGDEDDSVPPEDSTGKSPSARGESDEEVAGDYGYGGDMNVEKIELENVAEL, encoded by the coding sequence ATGAAACCGAAACTGATTGTCGGCATGCTGCTTGTGGTACTTGGGGTCGGCGTTTTCGTATACAACGAAAACTTCCTGAAACCCGAGCGCGAGGCGCGCGAGATGATGGTGGAAGCGAAGATGATTTACGAGCGGGGAGACAAGGACTCGATCAACCAGGCCATCAATATCTTCACCAAAGTGATAGCGAAGTATCCCTCGTCGCGGCTGATTCCCGATGCCTACTATTTGATAGGGCAGTGTTACGAACGCATTGGCCTCAACCGGCTTGCATTTCTCAAATACAGCTATCTTATCAAGAACAACCATCCGTACCTCTCGGCCGATCTTCGCAAGGAAGTGATGATACGGCTGGCCCGCCTCAACGTGCTCAAGCAGTACAACGAGGAGGGGATCAATCAGCTTTATGGCCTGCTCAACGCCAATTATAACAAAGAGCTGCGCAGCCGCATTTATTCGGAGCTCGGCCACACGTATCTGCGTCTCGGCGAGTACCAGCGTTCCGGGAGGATGTTCGATATAGCCCTTGCCGAAAACGGGAGCAACGAGGAGGCCCTGGTCGGCAAGGCCCGCGTTTTCAAGCGCCTGGGCATGGACGACGACGCCTACGACACCTACGAGAATTTCCTGCGCTATTACGGCGCGGTAAGCCAGTATGCTTCCGACGTCCGCTCGGCCTACAGGGACCAGGCGTACAGGAGCGGCCTCGACGCGTTCGGGAAGGGGAGCTACGATAGGGCCATTTCGTTTTTCAGCAGGGTGCTGAAAAACTTCCCGGAAGACCGCCTCGCCGAAAACGCGATGTACTGGATCGGCGAGAGCAGCTTCGCGTTGCGCAGGTTCGATACGGCCATATCGTGGTTCAATCGCACGCTCGGGAATTCCTTTTATCACAAAGACCAGGATGCGCAGATAAAGAAGGGGTACGCGTATTTCCTCGGCAAGCGTTTCGACCTGGCCGCTCGGGAGTTTCAGACCTACCTGAGAAATTATCCAACGGGCCAGCACGCCGCCACGGCCCGGGAATGGAAGAGCATGAGCACGAAAGAGCTTCTCTATCGGATCGAGGGTAAAAAAGTTCCGGACGAAGGAGATGAGGATGATTCTGTCCCGCCCGAGGACTCCACGGGGAAGAGCCCTTCAGCCAGGGGGGAGAGCGACGAGGAGGTCGCCGGGGATTATGGATACGGAGGCGACATGAACGTCGAAAAAATTGAACTTGAAAATGTCGCGGAACTGTAG
- a CDS encoding ThuA domain-containing protein, translating into MKKRILVISDGIVHPSIRARWNFRQLLTGMDEIECVFSSSIGSLRSLSDGGFDALAVYLHRGAIPDDALRALEDFVRGGGGFLPVHSASASFKTKSRWFEVIGGRFIGHGKIGPFTLRGIEQEIFGGIRDFTVKDELYLHDYDTANTVHFVTDTAKGAEPQVWTRSYGRGRVCYFAPGHCAPTMRNPGAVEVLERGLRWVCRSGD; encoded by the coding sequence ATGAAAAAACGGATACTGGTGATTTCCGATGGAATAGTCCACCCGTCCATCCGGGCCAGATGGAATTTCAGGCAATTATTGACCGGCATGGATGAGATCGAATGCGTTTTTTCGTCGTCCATCGGGTCGCTCCGCTCCCTGTCGGACGGGGGCTTCGACGCGCTCGCCGTCTATCTGCACCGGGGCGCCATCCCGGACGACGCCCTCCGCGCCCTCGAAGACTTCGTGCGCGGCGGCGGCGGTTTTCTGCCGGTGCATTCGGCCTCCGCGTCGTTCAAGACGAAAAGCCGCTGGTTCGAGGTAATCGGCGGGCGCTTCATTGGACACGGTAAAATCGGGCCCTTCACCCTGCGCGGAATCGAACAGGAAATCTTCGGAGGAATACGGGATTTCACCGTAAAAGACGAGCTCTACCTGCACGACTACGACACCGCCAACACCGTGCATTTCGTCACTGACACGGCGAAGGGGGCCGAACCCCAGGTATGGACCCGTTCGTACGGAAGGGGCCGTGTCTGTTATTTCGCGCCGGGGCATTGCGCTCCCACCATGCGGAATCCGGGCGCTGTCGAGGTGCTTGAGCGGGGCCTGCGCTGGGTCTGCCGGTCCGGTGATTGA
- a CDS encoding MFS transporter, with product MKNTKGELSLWNKIAFGMGDIYGGGSMIIVGIYYLYFLTDVVGLSPALAGTVLLVSKIWDAVNDPLMGVITDRTRTRFGRRRPFLLAGIAFIFLSYFMLWYPVSYESEVARFAFVLLAYLFFDAVITLVMVPYNALASELTLDYAERTSLISIRMGFSMFSSILCAVVPMEIIKMIPDVRVGHMVMGASFGLFFALPFLATFFYTKERPEFQEAVPEFNLVKSYREPFRIKSFLHVMSMYLFAFVAMDVVMAIVIYFMTHYMKRGGDTNYVLGALLITQLCVIPAYYWLSRKTSKKTGFIIAVCLWMAVMVYSFFITPDSGRTSVFIFGSAMGLATGGVVVMLYAIFPDLPDVDELVTGMRREGVYAGLLTFMRKLSSALAIFLISQAISLAGYVPPVSETIDGVTKLVQQPQSEGFLLVLRAVFAAVPMALLALCLLFALGFPLTPQVHARLKDFLARRRAGGMTDELAAEEKRLKDILV from the coding sequence ATGAAGAATACCAAAGGCGAGCTCTCACTCTGGAACAAGATCGCGTTCGGCATGGGCGACATCTACGGCGGCGGGTCGATGATCATCGTGGGCATCTATTATCTTTATTTTCTGACCGACGTGGTGGGCTTGAGCCCGGCGCTCGCGGGCACGGTGCTCCTGGTCAGCAAGATCTGGGACGCGGTCAACGACCCGCTCATGGGGGTCATCACCGACCGCACCCGTACGCGCTTCGGGCGGAGGCGGCCGTTTCTCCTCGCGGGGATCGCCTTCATCTTCCTCTCGTATTTCATGCTCTGGTATCCGGTGAGCTACGAGAGCGAGGTCGCGCGATTCGCGTTCGTGCTCCTGGCCTATCTCTTCTTCGACGCGGTGATCACGCTGGTCATGGTGCCCTACAACGCGCTCGCCTCCGAGCTGACGCTCGACTATGCCGAGCGCACCTCGCTCATCTCCATCCGCATGGGATTTTCGATGTTCTCCTCGATCCTCTGCGCGGTCGTGCCGATGGAGATCATCAAGATGATCCCGGATGTGCGCGTGGGCCACATGGTCATGGGCGCGAGCTTCGGGCTCTTTTTCGCGCTTCCCTTCCTGGCGACCTTCTTCTATACAAAGGAGCGGCCGGAGTTCCAGGAGGCGGTGCCCGAGTTCAACCTGGTCAAATCCTACCGCGAGCCATTCAGGATAAAGTCGTTCCTGCACGTGATGAGCATGTATCTTTTCGCCTTCGTTGCCATGGACGTGGTGATGGCGATCGTCATCTATTTCATGACGCACTACATGAAGCGCGGCGGGGACACCAACTACGTGCTCGGCGCGCTCCTCATCACCCAGCTATGCGTCATCCCGGCGTACTACTGGTTAAGCCGCAAGACGAGCAAGAAGACCGGTTTCATAATCGCGGTCTGCCTCTGGATGGCGGTGATGGTGTACAGCTTCTTCATAACGCCCGATTCGGGCCGCACGTCGGTCTTCATCTTCGGCAGCGCGATGGGTCTTGCCACCGGCGGGGTGGTGGTGATGCTCTATGCCATATTCCCCGACCTGCCCGACGTCGACGAGCTCGTTACCGGGATGCGCCGGGAGGGTGTCTACGCGGGCCTTCTCACCTTCATGCGCAAGCTCAGCTCGGCCCTCGCGATCTTCCTGATATCGCAGGCCATATCGCTCGCGGGTTACGTACCGCCGGTGAGCGAGACGATAGACGGCGTCACGAAGCTCGTGCAGCAGCCGCAATCGGAAGGGTTTCTCCTGGTGCTCAGGGCGGTTTTCGCGGCCGTGCCGATGGCGCTGCTGGCCCTCTGCCTGCTCTTCGCCCTCGGGTTTCCGCTCACGCCCCAGGTCCATGCACGGCTCAAGGACTTCCTGGCCCGCCGTCGCGCCGGCGGCATGACGGACGAGCTTGCGGCCGAGGAAAAGCGGCTGAAGGATATACTGGTCTGA
- a CDS encoding FAD-binding protein, with translation MEKKPITVAGNEFPLHSVRVAVVGSGAAALNAAVHLARLGVDDVAIVTERLGAGVSANAGSDKQTYYRLNPADDAGDSARETANRLFSGGCMHGDVALVEASLSLLEFHHLASLGVPFPFDRYGSHAAYRTDHDERARGSSAGPGTSIMMYEKLRDEAKLLGIPVLEGLTVVDIVTVDDTNGRRAAGIIAMGGVSGAGAPYNLCAIGADYVVLATGGPGALYADSVYPASQAGSLGAAVASGAVAQNLSESQFGIASKRPRWNLSGSYQQALPRYYSTAPDGGGEREFLADCFPSVEALLAAQFRKGYEWPFDVKKITGHGSSCVDLLVYYESVVRGRRVYIDYRSNPSFPGSAFGIDVLPAEARDYLERSNAVGKAPVERLLVMNTPAYELFLKHGIDLAREPLEIAVCHQHVNGGLRGDIWWESSVRNLFPVGEANGSHGVYRPGGAALNAGQVGGLRAAQMIAHRVSGKAPEGGDGRSASVRIALKARIRECRRALAAKPADPRAERLELQRRMSRALGILRDPAGIERAIEENAGAMRRHRESGVAAAKALRDFLKNADLLLAERLFLEASRLALSRIEGGRGSYLVGRIGDFLKIDEEGRARTVSPPVLGGMALGEIVELSLGGDGRIDSRVVPVRPIPRETMWFERVWKEYMEGSVYTPD, from the coding sequence ATGGAAAAAAAACCCATCACCGTCGCGGGTAACGAATTCCCCCTCCATTCCGTGAGGGTGGCCGTTGTCGGTTCGGGCGCGGCGGCGCTGAACGCCGCGGTGCACCTTGCTCGCCTCGGCGTGGACGACGTCGCCATCGTCACCGAGCGCCTCGGCGCGGGCGTTTCGGCAAACGCCGGATCGGACAAGCAGACTTATTACCGGCTCAATCCCGCCGACGACGCGGGGGATTCCGCGCGCGAGACGGCAAATCGGCTTTTCTCCGGCGGCTGCATGCACGGCGACGTGGCGCTGGTGGAGGCCTCGCTTTCGCTTTTAGAGTTCCATCATCTCGCCTCGCTCGGCGTGCCATTCCCCTTCGACCGCTACGGCTCACACGCCGCCTATCGCACCGACCACGACGAGAGAGCGCGCGGTTCCTCGGCCGGGCCCGGCACCTCGATCATGATGTACGAAAAGCTCCGCGACGAGGCCAAGCTCCTCGGCATCCCGGTGCTCGAGGGCCTCACGGTCGTCGACATCGTCACCGTGGACGACACCAACGGCCGCCGCGCCGCGGGCATCATCGCGATGGGCGGTGTTTCCGGCGCGGGTGCGCCATACAACCTGTGCGCGATCGGGGCCGACTATGTGGTGCTTGCCACGGGAGGGCCCGGCGCGCTCTACGCCGACAGCGTCTACCCGGCGTCGCAGGCCGGCTCGCTCGGCGCGGCCGTCGCCTCGGGCGCGGTGGCGCAGAACCTGTCCGAGTCGCAGTTCGGAATCGCGTCAAAGCGTCCGCGCTGGAACCTCTCCGGTTCGTACCAGCAGGCGCTGCCGCGCTATTACTCGACCGCTCCCGACGGAGGCGGCGAACGAGAGTTTCTCGCCGACTGCTTCCCCTCGGTGGAGGCGCTTCTCGCGGCGCAGTTTCGCAAGGGCTACGAGTGGCCCTTCGACGTAAAAAAAATTACCGGGCACGGTTCGTCCTGCGTCGACCTCCTGGTCTATTACGAATCGGTCGTGCGCGGCCGCCGCGTCTACATCGATTACCGCTCCAACCCCTCGTTTCCCGGCTCGGCCTTTGGAATCGACGTCCTTCCGGCCGAAGCGCGCGACTACCTCGAGCGGTCGAACGCTGTCGGTAAAGCGCCGGTCGAGCGGCTCCTCGTGATGAATACGCCCGCATACGAACTCTTCCTGAAGCATGGAATCGATCTCGCGCGCGAACCGCTCGAGATCGCCGTGTGCCATCAGCATGTAAACGGCGGACTCCGCGGCGATATCTGGTGGGAGTCGTCCGTACGGAATCTCTTCCCGGTGGGCGAGGCGAACGGCTCCCACGGCGTGTACCGTCCCGGAGGCGCGGCGCTCAACGCGGGGCAGGTCGGGGGGCTTCGCGCCGCGCAGATGATCGCGCACCGTGTTTCCGGCAAAGCGCCGGAGGGTGGGGACGGTCGAAGCGCCTCCGTACGCATCGCGCTAAAGGCCCGGATACGCGAGTGCAGACGGGCGCTCGCGGCGAAACCGGCGGACCCGCGCGCAGAGCGCCTTGAATTGCAGCGGCGCATGTCGCGCGCCCTCGGCATACTGCGCGATCCTGCCGGGATCGAGCGCGCGATTGAGGAAAACGCCGGGGCGATGCGGCGCCACCGCGAGTCCGGTGTGGCGGCAGCGAAGGCGCTGCGGGATTTTTTAAAAAACGCCGACCTGCTTCTTGCGGAGCGCTTGTTCCTCGAGGCATCGAGGCTCGCGCTTTCGCGCATTGAGGGTGGGCGCGGCTCGTATCTGGTTGGGAGGATCGGGGATTTCCTCAAGATCGACGAGGAGGGACGGGCGCGCACGGTGTCGCCGCCGGTCCTCGGCGGCATGGCCCTCGGCGAGATCGTGGAGCTCTCGCTTGGTGGGGACGGACGCATCGACTCGCGCGTAGTTCCGGTTCGACCCATACCGCGAGAAACCATGTGGTTCGAGAGAGTCTGGAAGGAGTATATGGAAGGGAGCGTGTATACTCCGGATTGA
- a CDS encoding sugar kinase, translating to MRIDEIMKKSGGGTCVTLGELMLRLSPPGKERFLQSPHFEARFGGGEANVAASLAIFGHSARFVTALPDNEIGRAAVRDLRGFGVDTGCIFLVKDARMGIYFAEKGANQRASAVIYDRDGAAINNLNPGDVDWGRVFAGCGWFHITGITPALSRNAADLGLRAVAEAKKRGAVISCDLNYRAKLWKYGKAAREIMPEIARHTDVLIANEEDCQKSLGIGGFEVKGGGLDARRYEELTRAVAAAYPDLALIAVTLRESVSADANGWSACCFDGKDFTLSSKYMINDIVDRVGAGDSFAAGLIYGISSLPTVKEALEFAVAASCLKHSIEGDFNLATVAEIARLVRGESSGRINR from the coding sequence ATGCGAATCGACGAAATCATGAAAAAAAGCGGCGGCGGGACCTGCGTGACGCTGGGAGAGCTCATGCTCCGTCTATCGCCCCCGGGCAAGGAACGCTTTTTGCAGAGCCCGCACTTCGAGGCGCGGTTCGGGGGCGGGGAGGCCAATGTTGCGGCGAGCCTCGCCATATTCGGTCATTCCGCGCGTTTTGTCACGGCACTCCCCGACAACGAGATCGGCCGCGCGGCGGTGCGCGACCTCCGCGGCTTCGGGGTGGACACCGGCTGCATCTTCCTGGTAAAGGACGCCCGCATGGGCATCTATTTCGCCGAAAAGGGCGCGAACCAGCGCGCCTCGGCGGTCATTTACGACAGGGATGGCGCCGCGATCAACAATCTCAATCCCGGTGATGTGGACTGGGGCCGGGTTTTCGCCGGATGCGGCTGGTTTCACATCACCGGAATTACGCCCGCTCTTTCGCGAAACGCCGCAGACCTCGGCCTGCGCGCGGTTGCCGAGGCCAAAAAGCGCGGTGCGGTCATTTCCTGCGACCTCAATTATAGGGCGAAGTTATGGAAATACGGCAAAGCCGCGCGGGAAATAATGCCCGAAATCGCGCGCCATACCGACGTACTCATCGCCAACGAGGAGGACTGCCAGAAGTCGCTCGGGATAGGGGGCTTCGAGGTGAAGGGCGGCGGACTGGACGCCAGGAGATACGAGGAGCTTACCCGCGCCGTGGCGGCGGCGTACCCGGACCTTGCCCTCATCGCCGTCACCCTCCGGGAGAGCGTATCGGCCGACGCCAACGGCTGGAGCGCGTGCTGCTTCGACGGGAAGGACTTTACGCTTTCATCGAAATACATGATAAACGACATCGTCGACCGTGTCGGCGCCGGCGACAGCTTCGCGGCGGGTCTCATCTACGGTATTTCGTCCCTTCCGACCGTAAAGGAGGCCCTGGAGTTCGCCGTGGCCGCCTCGTGCCTCAAGCACTCGATCGAGGGCGATTTCAACCTCGCCACGGTGGCCGAAATAGCGCGGCTTGTGCGCGGAGAGTCGTCGGGGCGTATAAACAGGTAG